The following are from one region of the Acomys russatus chromosome 32, mAcoRus1.1, whole genome shotgun sequence genome:
- the Spink8 gene encoding serine protease inhibitor Kazal-type 8 → MKATFSVAVLALAISAWTSFAVDFPLPVSFSMTMDVLQETKALCRKNVRNCWILSYFSPSEPICGTDQVTYGGECHLCYLIL, encoded by the exons ATGAAGGCGACCTTCTCAGTTGCCGTCCTTGCTCTAGCCATCTCAGCCTGGACCTCTTTTGCAGTTG ATTTCCCCCTTCCTGTGAGCTTTAGCATGACCATGGATGTCCTACAAGAGACAAAG GCCTTGTGCAGGAAGAATGTAAGGAATTGCTGGATCCTTTCCTACTTCAGCCCCAGTGAGCCTATATGTGGCACTGACCAGGTCACCTACGGCGGTGAGTGCCATCTCTGCTACTTAATTCTGTga